One region of Sphingomonas abietis genomic DNA includes:
- the purM gene encoding phosphoribosylformylglycinamidine cyclo-ligase: MSENESYTYAQAGVSIAAGNALVKAIGPLAKSTRRPGADAELGGFGGFFDPKAAGFKDPLLVAANDGVGTKLKLAIDSGRHDGVGIDLVAMCANDLIVQGAEPLFFLDYFATGKLEGDVATRVVASIAEGCIQAGCALIGGETAEMPGMYADGDYDLAGFCVGAVERGEQLTGDKVADGDIILGLASTGVHSNGYSLVRRLAADKGWKLDRPAPFDIETLLIDALMAPTRIYVKSLLPVIRAGHIHALAHITGGGLLENIPRVLPQGLHAHIDADAWPQSPLMGFLQAQGRIEPEEMARTFNCGIGMAVVVNVVDVDYVTTELERAGETVHRIGRIAQGEKGCTVSGGDETWAKREAWSATHHG, encoded by the coding sequence ATGAGCGAAAACGAGAGCTACACCTACGCCCAGGCAGGCGTGTCCATCGCAGCCGGCAATGCGCTGGTGAAAGCCATCGGCCCCCTGGCCAAATCGACGCGCCGGCCGGGCGCCGATGCCGAGCTGGGCGGCTTTGGCGGCTTCTTCGATCCCAAGGCCGCGGGCTTCAAGGATCCGCTGCTGGTGGCCGCCAATGACGGCGTCGGCACCAAGCTGAAGCTCGCGATCGACAGCGGGCGCCATGACGGCGTCGGCATCGATCTCGTCGCGATGTGCGCCAACGACCTGATCGTGCAGGGCGCCGAGCCGCTCTTCTTCCTCGACTATTTCGCGACCGGCAAGCTGGAGGGCGATGTCGCCACCCGCGTCGTCGCCAGCATCGCGGAGGGCTGCATCCAGGCCGGCTGCGCGCTGATCGGCGGCGAGACCGCCGAGATGCCGGGCATGTATGCCGATGGCGACTATGATCTCGCCGGCTTCTGCGTCGGTGCGGTCGAGCGCGGCGAGCAGCTGACCGGCGACAAGGTGGCCGACGGCGACATCATCCTCGGCCTCGCCTCCACCGGCGTCCATTCCAACGGCTATTCGCTGGTCCGCCGCCTCGCGGCCGACAAGGGCTGGAAGCTCGATCGGCCCGCGCCCTTCGACATCGAGACGCTGCTGATCGACGCGCTGATGGCGCCGACCCGCATCTATGTGAAGAGCCTGCTGCCGGTGATCCGCGCCGGCCACATCCATGCGCTCGCCCACATCACCGGCGGCGGCCTGCTCGAGAATATCCCGCGGGTGCTGCCGCAGGGCCTCCACGCCCATATCGACGCCGACGCCTGGCCGCAGAGCCCGCTGATGGGCTTCCTCCAGGCGCAGGGCCGGATCGAGCCCGAGGAGATGGCGCGCACCTTCAACTGCGGCATCGGCATGGCCGTGGTAGTCAACGTGGTCGACGTCGATTACGTCACCACCGAGTTGGAGCGCGCCGGCGAGACCGTCCACCGGATCGGCCGCATCGCCCAGGGCGAGAAGGGCTGCACCGTCTCCGGCGGGGATGAGACCTGGGCCAAGCGCGAGGCATGGTCCGCCACCCACCATGGCTAG
- the rnd gene encoding ribonuclease D — MVIHPLVTDSQTLADLCHRLAQSPYVAVDTEFMRENSYWPELCLIQIADSNEAAAIDPKAPGLDMTPLLDLMVENRDVLKIFHAGGQDLEIVHNLTGKTPYPLFDTQIAAMALGMGEQVGYSNLVESWTGVKLDKGARFTDWARRPLDKRQIDYAIGDVTYLVQIFPKLLDKLKRTGRGDWLDQEMERLGDPSSYVNEPDQAWKRVKVPSRRPEVLGRLKALAAWREREAQGKDLPRGRIMKDETLADITSHPPREQKDLAKVRGLSQSWAGNDIGARLMEALEAATPMPEDEMPAREDRKPGLGKDGALVADLLKLLLKIRAKETDVAPRLIARADDLELLAAGRREGLSILSGWRYEQFGRDALDLVEGRMGFAVKNGKLLMTRIDDAE; from the coding sequence ATGGTTATTCATCCGCTTGTCACCGACAGTCAAACCCTCGCCGATCTCTGCCACCGCCTCGCCCAGAGCCCCTATGTCGCGGTGGACACGGAATTCATGCGTGAAAACAGCTACTGGCCCGAACTCTGCCTGATCCAGATCGCGGATTCGAACGAGGCGGCGGCGATCGATCCGAAGGCGCCGGGGCTCGATATGACCCCGCTGCTCGACCTGATGGTCGAGAATCGGGACGTGCTGAAGATCTTCCACGCCGGTGGCCAGGATCTGGAGATCGTCCACAACCTCACCGGCAAGACGCCCTATCCGCTGTTCGACACCCAGATCGCGGCGATGGCGCTCGGCATGGGCGAGCAGGTCGGCTATTCCAATCTGGTCGAGAGCTGGACCGGAGTGAAGCTCGACAAGGGCGCCCGCTTCACCGACTGGGCGCGTCGCCCGCTCGACAAGCGCCAGATCGACTATGCGATCGGCGACGTCACCTATCTCGTCCAGATCTTCCCCAAGCTGCTCGACAAGCTCAAGCGCACCGGGCGCGGCGACTGGCTCGACCAGGAGATGGAGCGTCTCGGCGATCCCTCCAGCTACGTCAACGAGCCCGATCAGGCGTGGAAGCGCGTCAAGGTGCCGAGCCGGCGGCCGGAGGTGCTCGGGCGGCTCAAGGCACTGGCGGCGTGGCGCGAGCGCGAGGCGCAGGGCAAGGATCTGCCGCGCGGCCGGATCATGAAGGACGAGACGCTGGCCGACATCACCAGCCACCCGCCGCGCGAGCAGAAGGATCTCGCCAAGGTGCGCGGCCTCTCGCAGAGCTGGGCGGGCAACGATATCGGCGCGCGGCTGATGGAGGCGCTGGAAGCCGCCACTCCGATGCCCGAGGACGAGATGCCGGCGCGCGAGGATCGCAAGCCCGGCCTCGGCAAGGATGGCGCACTGGTGGCGGACCTGCTCAAGCTGCTGCTCAAGATCCGCGCCAAGGAGACAGACGTGGCGCCGCGCCTGATCGCGCGGGCCGACGATCTCGAACTGCTGGCGGCCGGACGGCGCGAGGGCCTCTCGATCCTCAGCGGCTGGCGCTACGAGCAGTTCGGCCGCGATGCGCTCGATCTGGTCGAGGGCCGGATGGGGTTCGCGGTCAAGAACGGCAAGCTGCTGATGACGAGGATCGACGATGCGGAGTGA
- a CDS encoding heavy-metal-associated domain-containing protein, whose translation MTAFTLPIPVRPRWPLIALASLLAAGGGWYAVAQLAPGDRGVPPIDSSSNYEVTGVQVDVAGKTADEARTAAWRIAQRKGWKILWGRMHGLGPDAAPGLPDSTLDSIIAGIEVESEQVGPHRYIATLGLLFDRARTGEMIGSGTSTPHSAPMLVIPIQYGGAGPQTFEARTSWQKAWARFRTGSSPIDYVRPVGNGPDPLLLNLGQARRPGRLWWRSLLDQYGASDIVVPEVYLERRYPGGPIAARFVARHGPDGQILGSFGLVATSPDGLDKMLDQGVKRIDELYVQALNGGDLHPDPSLTIEEPDAPADDLLPTTTDDPLASVISGIDQGSQSSATIQVETADVAALDQAQSALRAVPGVQSASVQSLALGGTSLLSLSYDGALGPLKLGLQARGWRLEGEGASLVMRRAGPAPAPSPAPPPGQPKP comes from the coding sequence GTGACCGCTTTTACCCTGCCGATCCCCGTCCGCCCGCGCTGGCCCCTGATTGCCCTGGCGAGCCTGCTCGCCGCGGGCGGCGGCTGGTATGCGGTGGCCCAGCTCGCCCCCGGCGACCGCGGGGTTCCGCCGATCGACAGCTCGTCCAACTATGAAGTGACCGGCGTGCAGGTCGATGTCGCCGGCAAGACGGCGGACGAGGCCCGCACCGCCGCGTGGCGGATCGCCCAGCGCAAGGGCTGGAAGATTCTGTGGGGGCGGATGCACGGGCTCGGCCCCGATGCCGCGCCGGGCCTGCCCGATTCGACGCTCGATTCGATCATCGCGGGGATCGAGGTCGAGAGCGAGCAGGTCGGCCCGCATCGTTATATCGCGACGCTCGGCCTGCTGTTCGATCGGGCGCGCACCGGCGAGATGATCGGCTCCGGCACCTCGACGCCGCATTCGGCCCCGATGCTGGTGATCCCGATCCAATATGGCGGCGCCGGCCCGCAGACCTTCGAGGCGCGGACCAGCTGGCAGAAGGCGTGGGCACGCTTCCGCACCGGATCGAGCCCGATCGATTATGTCCGCCCGGTCGGCAACGGGCCGGACCCGTTGCTGCTCAATCTCGGCCAGGCGCGTCGCCCCGGCCGGCTGTGGTGGCGCTCGCTGCTCGATCAATATGGCGCGTCCGATATCGTCGTGCCCGAAGTCTATCTGGAGCGCCGCTATCCCGGCGGGCCGATCGCGGCGCGGTTCGTCGCACGGCACGGGCCGGACGGGCAGATATTGGGCAGCTTCGGGCTGGTCGCGACCAGTCCGGACGGGCTCGACAAGATGCTCGATCAGGGTGTGAAGCGGATCGACGAACTCTACGTCCAGGCGCTGAACGGCGGCGATCTCCACCCCGATCCGTCGCTGACGATCGAGGAGCCGGACGCGCCGGCCGACGATCTCCTGCCCACCACGACCGACGATCCGCTCGCATCGGTGATCTCGGGCATCGACCAGGGCAGCCAGAGCAGCGCGACCATCCAGGTGGAGACCGCCGACGTCGCCGCGCTCGATCAGGCCCAATCGGCCTTGCGTGCGGTGCCGGGCGTGCAATCGGCCTCGGTGCAGAGCCTCGCGCTCGGCGGCACCTCCTTGCTGTCGCTGAGCTATGACGGCGCGCTCGGCCCGCTGAAGCTCGGGTTGCAGGCGCGCGGCTGGCGGCTGGAGGGCGAGGGGGCTTCGCTGGTCATGCGGCGGGCCGGGCCGGCGCCCGCGCCATCGCCCGCACCGCCGCCGGGACAGCCCAAGCCGTGA
- a CDS encoding Ppx/GppA family phosphatase: MKPGFLFRAAPAQDAAAADKAGGRVGIIDIGSNSIRLVIYDGPHRIPSILFNEKVMAGLGKGLAATGALDPAAVERAFVALDRFQLVAEKIGVATLHTVATAAVRDASNGAGFLARAADMGLDVTVLSGMEEAEMAGEGVLAAFPDADGIVGDLGGGSLELARVYGGKVHERASFPLGVLRVAEIRKRGPRALRQQVEHMFGDAGWRGKCEGLPFYLVGGSWRALARLVMFMADYPLPIVHGYAMPVETAQRVVRGLAHLDKARLKEVPSLSSSRAASLPDAAALLALVGRELGATGFITSAYGLREGVLHRNLASEVRDLDPLICATREEGRRLGRFPEHGDLLDRWMAPLFADESPADNRLRHASCLLADVGWRAHPEFRGERGLETALHGNWVGIDARGRAMMAQALYTSFGADGEPEILSQLASAEDRAKALRWGLAMRLGQRLSGGVAAPLKSSAITVGDGLVTMRLGAGDGALYGEAVERRHKNLAASLGLKAQMLEG, from the coding sequence ATGAAGCCCGGTTTTCTCTTCCGCGCGGCGCCTGCGCAAGACGCCGCCGCCGCTGACAAGGCCGGCGGGCGAGTCGGTATCATCGATATCGGCTCCAACTCGATTCGGCTGGTCATCTATGACGGGCCGCACCGCATCCCCTCGATCCTGTTCAACGAGAAGGTGATGGCCGGGCTCGGCAAGGGCCTGGCCGCCACCGGCGCGCTCGATCCGGCGGCGGTGGAGCGCGCCTTCGTAGCGCTCGATCGCTTCCAGCTCGTCGCCGAGAAGATCGGGGTGGCGACGCTCCACACCGTGGCGACGGCGGCGGTGCGCGATGCCTCGAACGGCGCCGGCTTTCTTGCGCGCGCGGCCGACATGGGCCTCGACGTCACCGTGCTGTCGGGGATGGAAGAGGCCGAGATGGCGGGCGAGGGCGTGCTCGCCGCCTTTCCGGATGCGGACGGCATCGTCGGCGATCTCGGCGGCGGCAGCCTGGAGCTGGCGCGGGTCTATGGCGGCAAGGTGCATGAACGGGCGTCGTTCCCGCTCGGCGTGCTGCGGGTCGCCGAGATCCGCAAGCGCGGCCCGCGGGCGCTCCGCCAGCAGGTCGAGCATATGTTCGGCGACGCCGGCTGGCGGGGCAAGTGCGAAGGCCTGCCTTTCTATCTGGTCGGCGGATCGTGGCGGGCGCTGGCCCGGCTGGTGATGTTCATGGCGGATTATCCGCTGCCCATCGTCCATGGCTATGCGATGCCGGTCGAGACGGCGCAGCGGGTGGTGCGCGGGCTGGCCCATCTCGACAAGGCGCGGCTCAAGGAGGTGCCCTCATTGTCGTCGTCGCGCGCCGCCTCGCTGCCCGATGCGGCCGCCTTGCTGGCGCTGGTCGGCCGCGAACTGGGCGCCACCGGCTTCATCACCTCGGCCTATGGCCTGCGCGAAGGCGTGCTCCATCGCAACCTCGCCAGCGAGGTGCGCGATCTCGATCCGCTGATCTGCGCGACGCGCGAGGAAGGCCGGCGGCTGGGCCGGTTTCCCGAGCATGGCGACTTGCTCGATCGCTGGATGGCGCCGCTGTTCGCCGACGAGAGCCCGGCCGACAACCGGCTGCGCCATGCTTCCTGCCTGCTCGCCGACGTGGGTTGGCGCGCGCATCCCGAGTTTCGCGGCGAGCGCGGCCTGGAGACGGCGCTGCACGGCAATTGGGTCGGCATCGACGCACGCGGCCGCGCGATGATGGCGCAGGCGCTCTACACCAGCTTCGGTGCGGACGGGGAGCCGGAGATATTGTCGCAGCTCGCCTCGGCGGAGGATCGTGCCAAGGCGCTACGCTGGGGGCTCGCGATGCGGCTCGGCCAGCGCCTGTCCGGCGGGGTCGCGGCCCCGCTCAAGAGCAGCGCGATCACGGTCGGCGACGGCCTGGTGACGATGCGGCTCGGCGCCGGTGACGGGGCGCTCTATGGCGAGGCGGTCGAGCGGCGGCACAAGAATCTGGCGGCCAGCCTCGGCCTCAAGGCGCAGATGCTCGAAGGCTGA
- a CDS encoding RNA degradosome polyphosphate kinase codes for MTEHSEQPHSDNPALAPATTETIAQAVADIRSHHDQPVIDPVAPRERYFNRELSWLAFNERVLDEACNTAHPLLERLRFLSISGANLDEFFMVRVAGLRGQQLNAVEHLSADGLTPAQQLGAIGESADGLMRRQQVVWRTIRHELAAQDFHVLSNDKIDAESSRWLEVYFREQVLPVLTPQALDPAHPFPFIPNKGFSLIFDLKRISDGEPIRELLMIPTTLPRFVRLPGDIARYVSIENLIRRFTALLFPGYELLGDGAFRVIRDSDIEIEEEAEDLVRYYNTAIKRRRRGRVIRLRMEGGMPEVLEKHVCEAAGQGAIVSEATGFLGVADLDQLTDENRPDLKWPPYTPRFPERIREHDGDCFAAIRDKDIVVHHPYESFEVVIAFLKQAAQDPDVVAIKQTLYRAGKQSAIIRALIDAAEAGKSVTAVVELKARFDEEQNIMWASQLERAGVQVVYGFTNWKTHAKISMVVRRENGSFRTYCHFGTGNYHPVTAKIYTDISFFTADPRVARDAGQVFNYITGYVEPHDLELVTISPHGLREKLAAMIDAEIDHVRAGRPGTIWAKMNSLVDPAIIEKLYRASAAGVQIDLIVRGICCLRPGVPGLSENIRVKSVVGRFLEHSRIFCFGDGEQMPNPKAKVFISSADWMPRNLDRRVEYMLPIENPTVHEQILGQVMVANLIDTEQSWLLKPDGSYDRVSDAGGKPFNLHRYFMTNPSLSGRGAALKKSEGVPRLKLRRGGA; via the coding sequence ATGACCGAGCATAGCGAACAGCCCCACTCCGACAATCCGGCCCTGGCGCCGGCCACGACCGAAACGATCGCGCAGGCGGTGGCGGATATCCGCAGCCATCACGATCAGCCCGTGATCGATCCGGTGGCGCCGCGCGAACGCTATTTCAACCGCGAGCTTTCGTGGCTCGCCTTCAACGAGCGCGTGCTCGACGAGGCGTGCAACACCGCGCATCCGCTGCTCGAGCGGCTGCGTTTCCTGTCGATCTCGGGCGCCAATCTCGACGAATTCTTCATGGTCCGCGTCGCCGGCCTGCGCGGCCAGCAGCTGAATGCGGTGGAGCATCTCTCGGCCGACGGGCTCACCCCCGCCCAGCAGCTCGGCGCGATCGGCGAGAGCGCGGACGGGCTGATGCGGCGCCAGCAGGTGGTGTGGCGGACGATCCGCCATGAACTGGCCGCGCAGGATTTCCACGTCCTGTCCAACGACAAGATCGACGCCGAGTCGTCGCGCTGGCTGGAGGTCTATTTCCGCGAGCAGGTGCTGCCGGTGCTGACCCCGCAGGCGCTCGACCCCGCCCACCCGTTTCCGTTCATCCCCAACAAGGGCTTCAGCCTGATCTTCGATCTGAAGCGCATCTCGGACGGGGAGCCGATCCGCGAACTGCTGATGATCCCGACGACGCTGCCGCGATTCGTGCGCCTGCCCGGTGACATTGCGCGCTACGTCTCGATCGAGAATCTGATCCGACGCTTCACCGCCCTGCTGTTCCCCGGCTACGAACTGCTCGGCGACGGCGCCTTCCGGGTGATCCGCGACAGCGATATCGAGATTGAGGAAGAGGCCGAGGATCTCGTCCGCTACTATAACACCGCGATCAAGCGTCGCCGGCGCGGGCGGGTGATCCGGCTGCGCATGGAGGGCGGAATGCCTGAGGTGCTGGAGAAGCATGTCTGCGAGGCGGCCGGGCAGGGCGCGATCGTGTCCGAGGCGACCGGCTTCCTCGGCGTCGCCGATCTCGACCAGCTGACCGACGAGAACCGCCCCGATCTCAAATGGCCCCCCTATACGCCGCGCTTTCCCGAGCGGATTCGCGAGCATGACGGCGATTGCTTCGCCGCGATCCGCGACAAGGACATCGTCGTCCATCACCCCTATGAATCCTTCGAGGTGGTGATCGCCTTCCTCAAGCAGGCGGCGCAGGATCCCGATGTGGTGGCGATCAAGCAGACGCTCTACCGCGCCGGCAAGCAGTCCGCGATCATCCGCGCGCTGATCGATGCGGCCGAGGCGGGCAAGTCGGTCACCGCCGTGGTCGAGCTGAAGGCGCGCTTCGACGAAGAGCAGAACATCATGTGGGCGAGCCAGCTGGAGCGCGCCGGCGTGCAGGTGGTCTATGGCTTCACCAACTGGAAGACCCACGCCAAGATCAGCATGGTGGTGCGCCGCGAAAATGGCTCGTTCCGCACCTACTGCCATTTCGGGACCGGCAACTATCATCCGGTGACGGCGAAAATCTATACGGATATCAGCTTCTTCACCGCCGATCCTCGCGTCGCGCGCGATGCCGGGCAGGTGTTCAACTACATCACCGGCTATGTCGAGCCGCACGATCTGGAACTGGTGACGATCTCGCCGCACGGGCTGCGCGAGAAGCTGGCGGCAATGATCGACGCCGAGATCGATCATGTCCGCGCCGGGCGGCCGGGGACGATCTGGGCCAAGATGAACTCGCTGGTCGATCCCGCGATCATCGAGAAGCTCTACCGGGCGAGCGCGGCGGGCGTGCAGATCGATCTGATCGTGCGCGGCATCTGCTGCCTGCGCCCGGGCGTGCCGGGCCTTTCCGAGAATATCCGCGTCAAGTCGGTGGTCGGGCGCTTTCTGGAGCATAGCCGCATCTTCTGCTTCGGCGACGGCGAACAGATGCCCAATCCGAAGGCCAAGGTGTTCATCTCCTCGGCTGACTGGATGCCGCGCAATCTCGATCGTCGCGTCGAATATATGCTGCCGATCGAGAACCCCACGGTTCATGAGCAGATCCTCGGGCAGGTGATGGTCGCCAATCTGATCGACACCGAGCAGAGCTGGCTTCTGAAGCCCGATGGAAGTTACGATCGTGTTTCCGATGCGGGTGGCAAGCCGTTCAATCTCCATCGCTATTTCATGACCAACCCGTCGCTTTCCGGGCGTGGCGCGGCGTTGAAGAAATCGGAGGGCGTGCCCCGGCTCAAGCTGCGCCGGGGCGGCGCCTGA
- a CDS encoding HdaA/DnaA family protein translates to MSQIALPLDWPEDERDDQFILSDANAAVARHLEHWALWPVPVTILTGPRKSGRSLIGRLFARKTGGRLFDNAWAADEEALFHAWNGAMASHRPLLIVADAAPPAWQVTLPDLASRLVATPRVAILPPDDMLLRALLERGLARRGLAVPPPLVTWLSARIERSYVGIIAAIDALDRASLSRQHRLTVPLAREALEQAGVIDAS, encoded by the coding sequence GTGAGCCAGATCGCGCTCCCGCTGGACTGGCCGGAGGACGAGCGCGACGACCAATTCATCCTGTCCGACGCCAACGCCGCCGTCGCCCGCCATCTCGAACATTGGGCGCTGTGGCCGGTGCCGGTGACGATCCTCACCGGGCCGCGCAAGTCCGGCCGTAGCCTGATCGGGCGGCTGTTCGCGCGCAAGACCGGCGGGCGCCTGTTCGACAATGCCTGGGCGGCCGACGAGGAGGCGCTGTTCCACGCCTGGAACGGCGCGATGGCCTCGCATCGGCCGCTGCTGATCGTCGCCGATGCCGCGCCGCCGGCCTGGCAGGTGACCCTGCCCGATCTCGCCTCGCGCCTCGTCGCCACGCCGCGGGTCGCGATCCTGCCGCCGGACGACATGCTGTTGCGCGCGCTGCTCGAACGCGGGCTCGCGCGGCGCGGCCTGGCGGTGCCGCCGCCGCTGGTGACGTGGCTCTCGGCGCGAATCGAGCGCAGCTATGTCGGGATCATCGCGGCGATCGACGCGCTCGATAGGGCCTCGCTGTCGCGCCAGCATCGCCTGACGGTGCCGCTGGCACGCGAGGCGTTGGAACAGGCCGGGGTCATCGACGCTTCATGA
- the aspS gene encoding aspartate--tRNA ligase, with product MHAYRTHTCAQLSAGDVGQTVRLSGWVHRKRDHGGVLFVDLRDHYGLVQIVADSDSDALKVLEGVRAESVVTIDGVVEARAPEAVNPNLATGAIEVRAKVVTILSAAAELPMPVAGEQEYPEDVRLRYRFLDLRRETLHANIVTRTKIIRDMRRRMEDEGFTEYSTPILTASSPEGARDFLVPSRIHPGKFYALPQAPQQYKQLLMVAGFDRYFQIAPCFRDEDPRADRLPGEFYQLDLEMSFVTQEDVWNTMEPVIAGVFETFAEDKPVTPAGSFPRIPYSEAMLKYGSDKPDLRNPIEITDVTEHFHGSGFGIFASLVEGGSVIRAIPAPGAGAGSRKFFDEMNNWARGEGYSGLGYINIKDGVPGGPIAKNHGEEATAKLIAALGLGPNDGVFFAAGKESVAAKLAGLARTRAAEQLDLIDKDRFALCWIVDFPFYEWDEDEKKVEFAHNPFSMPQGGMEALETRDPLSLKAYQYDMVCNGFEIASGSIRNQSPETMVKAFELVGLSKADVEERFGGLYRAFQYGAPPHGGMAAGVDRIVMLLCGAQNLREITLFPMNQKAEDLLMGAPSPAMIKQLRELHVRVVEPQKG from the coding sequence ATGCACGCCTATCGCACCCACACCTGTGCCCAACTCAGCGCCGGCGACGTCGGGCAGACCGTCCGGCTCTCCGGCTGGGTGCATCGCAAGCGCGATCATGGCGGCGTCCTGTTCGTCGATCTGCGCGACCATTATGGGCTCGTCCAGATCGTCGCGGATTCGGATAGCGATGCGTTGAAGGTGCTGGAGGGCGTCCGCGCCGAGAGCGTCGTCACCATCGACGGCGTGGTCGAGGCGCGCGCGCCCGAAGCGGTGAACCCCAATCTCGCCACCGGCGCGATCGAGGTGCGGGCCAAGGTCGTCACGATCCTGTCGGCCGCCGCCGAACTGCCGATGCCGGTCGCCGGCGAGCAGGAATATCCCGAGGATGTGCGGCTGCGCTACCGCTTCCTCGATCTGCGCCGCGAGACGCTGCACGCCAACATCGTCACCCGCACCAAGATCATCCGCGACATGCGCCGCCGGATGGAGGACGAGGGCTTCACCGAATATTCGACGCCGATCCTCACCGCGTCCAGCCCGGAAGGCGCGCGCGACTTCCTGGTGCCGAGCCGCATCCATCCGGGCAAATTCTACGCGCTGCCGCAGGCGCCGCAGCAATATAAGCAGCTGCTGATGGTCGCCGGCTTCGACCGCTATTTCCAGATCGCGCCCTGCTTCCGCGACGAGGATCCGCGCGCCGATCGCCTACCCGGCGAATTCTACCAGCTCGATCTCGAGATGAGCTTCGTCACCCAGGAAGATGTGTGGAACACGATGGAGCCGGTGATCGCCGGCGTGTTCGAGACGTTCGCCGAGGACAAGCCGGTGACGCCGGCCGGCAGCTTCCCGCGCATCCCCTATAGCGAGGCGATGCTGAAATATGGCTCGGACAAGCCCGATCTGCGCAATCCGATCGAGATCACCGATGTCACCGAGCATTTCCACGGCTCGGGCTTCGGCATCTTCGCCTCGCTGGTCGAGGGCGGCAGCGTGATCCGCGCGATCCCGGCGCCGGGCGCCGGCGCGGGCAGCCGCAAATTCTTCGACGAGATGAACAACTGGGCGCGCGGCGAGGGCTATTCGGGGCTCGGCTACATCAACATCAAGGATGGCGTCCCCGGCGGCCCGATCGCCAAGAACCATGGCGAGGAGGCGACCGCCAAGCTGATCGCCGCGCTCGGCCTCGGCCCGAACGACGGCGTGTTCTTCGCCGCCGGCAAGGAATCGGTGGCGGCCAAGCTCGCCGGCCTCGCCCGCACCCGCGCCGCCGAGCAGCTCGACCTGATCGACAAGGATCGCTTCGCTTTGTGCTGGATCGTCGACTTCCCCTTCTACGAGTGGGACGAGGACGAGAAGAAGGTCGAGTTCGCGCACAACCCCTTCTCGATGCCGCAGGGCGGCATGGAGGCGCTGGAGACGCGCGACCCGCTGTCGCTCAAGGCCTATCAGTATGACATGGTCTGCAACGGCTTCGAGATCGCCTCGGGTTCGATCCGCAACCAGTCGCCGGAGACGATGGTCAAGGCGTTCGAGCTGGTCGGGCTGTCGAAGGCCGACGTCGAGGAGCGCTTCGGCGGCCTCTATCGCGCCTTCCAGTATGGCGCGCCGCCGCATGGCGGCATGGCGGCCGGCGTTGATCGCATCGTGATGCTGCTGTGCGGCGCGCAGAATCTGCGCGAGATCACATTGTTCCCGATGAACCAGAAGGCCGAGGATCTGCTGATGGGCGCACCGTCGCCGGCGATGATCAAGCAGTTGCGCGAACTGCATGTCCGCGTGGTCGAACCCCAGAAGGGCTGA
- a CDS encoding I78 family peptidase inhibitor: MRSEAGLAASAAAAMLLLAGCTPVEMRGGHGGHHGGYVAGDDACQALPAQRYVGAAGDPGAIQGAKRASGARSVRVVRPGEMATMDFRADRMTVTVDKHGVIGRIVCG; the protein is encoded by the coding sequence ATGCGGAGTGAGGCCGGACTCGCTGCGTCGGCGGCAGCGGCGATGCTGCTGCTTGCCGGCTGCACCCCGGTCGAGATGCGCGGCGGCCATGGCGGCCACCATGGCGGCTATGTCGCCGGAGACGATGCCTGCCAGGCGCTTCCCGCCCAGCGCTATGTCGGTGCGGCGGGCGATCCGGGCGCCATCCAGGGCGCCAAGCGCGCGTCCGGCGCCCGCAGCGTCCGCGTCGTCCGGCCCGGCGAGATGGCGACGATGGATTTCCGCGCCGACCGGATGACGGTCACGGTCGACAAGCATGGCGTCATCGGCCGCATCGTCTGCGGCTGA
- the purN gene encoding phosphoribosylglycinamide formyltransferase gives MARTRVAVLLSGRGTNLQSLIDAHQDDYEIVLVASNIVDAPGLGIAKAAGIATFAQSHKALDRAAFDTLIDGQLRAHGVEAIALAGYMRILSDGFVAGWAGRMVNIHPSLLPLYKGLDTHARAIEAGDAQAGCSIHIVTAGLDDGPVIARASVPIMPWDTPDTLAARVLIEEHRLYPRALAQWVRTLGA, from the coding sequence ATGGCTAGGACGCGCGTCGCCGTCCTGCTGTCGGGGCGCGGCACCAACCTCCAGTCGCTGATCGATGCCCACCAGGACGATTATGAGATCGTCCTGGTGGCATCCAACATCGTGGATGCGCCGGGGCTGGGCATCGCGAAGGCGGCCGGCATCGCGACCTTCGCGCAGAGCCACAAGGCCCTCGACCGCGCCGCCTTCGATACGCTGATCGACGGGCAGCTGCGCGCCCACGGCGTCGAGGCGATCGCGCTGGCCGGCTATATGCGGATCCTCTCGGATGGCTTCGTCGCCGGCTGGGCCGGGCGGATGGTCAACATCCACCCTTCGCTGCTACCGCTCTACAAGGGGCTCGACACCCATGCCCGCGCGATCGAAGCGGGCGACGCGCAGGCGGGCTGCTCGATCCATATCGTCACCGCCGGGCTCGACGACGGCCCGGTCATTGCGCGCGCATCCGTTCCGATCATGCCGTGGGACACGCCGGACACGCTTGCGGCGCGCGTGCTGATCGAGGAACATCGCCTCTATCCGCGCGCTCTGGCGCAATGGGTGAGGACGCTGGGAGCGTAA